The proteins below are encoded in one region of Shewanella putrefaciens:
- the smrA gene encoding DNA endonuclease SmrA encodes MLDDGAALFFEEMAGVVPLKGDVKAVNLQPKALTVEQIQRRDALQREAYLACMPLDLSLIPIIAPDDIVSFKREGVQGAVFKRLRLGQYSIKMELDVHAYRLSQARDALLNYLLAAQAHGERCVMLIHGKGHNSKPVAGLLKSAVCHWLSQLDMVLAYHSAKTEQGGTGALYVMLTKSEQLKLENKEANRKGMGWR; translated from the coding sequence ATGCTGGATGATGGAGCTGCACTGTTTTTTGAAGAAATGGCGGGTGTTGTGCCACTTAAGGGCGATGTAAAGGCGGTGAATTTACAACCTAAGGCATTAACGGTTGAGCAAATTCAGCGCCGTGATGCGCTGCAACGTGAGGCCTATTTGGCCTGTATGCCCTTGGATTTAAGTTTGATCCCGATAATTGCGCCCGATGATATTGTCAGTTTTAAGCGAGAAGGGGTGCAGGGCGCGGTATTTAAGCGCTTAAGGTTGGGTCAGTACAGCATTAAGATGGAGTTAGATGTACATGCCTACCGTTTGAGTCAGGCCCGTGATGCGTTACTCAATTACCTGTTAGCGGCGCAGGCCCATGGTGAACGCTGCGTTATGCTCATTCATGGCAAAGGCCATAATAGTAAACCCGTTGCAGGGCTGCTGAAATCCGCAGTATGTCATTGGTTATCTCAGCTTGATATGGTGCTTGCCTATCATTCGGCGAAAACCGAGCAGGGTGGAACTGGGGCTTTGTATGTGATGCTAACGAAATCTGAGCAACTCAAGCTTGAAAATAAAGAAGCTAATCGCAAGGGGATGGGCTGGCGTTAA
- a CDS encoding M2 family metallopeptidase produces the protein MAIRLNRPTKIAFTVALALGLTACNDAQDKTENTAPSPTATLNALPDKAQAIAFINDAEAQMAQLSIESNRAEWIYSNFITDDTAALSAAVGEKISAASVKFATEAAKYANVELDPVNARKLNILRSALVLPAPLDPTKNAELAKISSELNGLYGKGKYCFADGQCMTQPELSTLMAESRDPAKLLEAWKGWREIAKPMRPLFQREVELANEGAKDLGYGNLSELWRSQYDMKPDDFSQELDRLWGQVKPLYESLHCYVRGELNREYGDAIAPTTGPIPAHLLGNMWAQQWGNVYDLVAPDDADPGYDVTELLEEKGYDEHKMVKQAESFFTSLGFAALPESFWARSLFVQPKDRDVVCHASAWDLDNLDDIRIKMCIQKTAEDFSVIHHELGHNFYQRAYKMQPFLFKNSANDGFHEAIGDTIALSITPSYLKQIGLLEDVPDASKDIGLLLKQALDKIAFLPFGLMIDQWRWKVFSGEITPAQYNQAWWDLREKYQGVKAPMARSEADFDPGAKYHVPGNVPYTRYFLAHILQFQFHQALCETAGDKGPVHRCSIYGNQAAGEKLNKMLELGSSQPWPVALKEVTGKDTMDAKAVLDYFAPLKIWLDEQNTAANRQCGW, from the coding sequence ATGGCTATTCGATTGAATCGTCCCACAAAAATCGCCTTCACTGTCGCGTTAGCGCTGGGATTAACCGCATGTAATGATGCGCAAGACAAAACTGAAAATACGGCGCCTTCGCCAACGGCAACGCTAAATGCACTGCCAGATAAGGCGCAGGCCATTGCCTTTATTAATGATGCCGAAGCCCAAATGGCGCAGTTATCCATAGAGTCCAACCGAGCCGAGTGGATTTACAGCAATTTTATTACCGATGATACTGCAGCGCTATCCGCCGCCGTCGGAGAGAAAATCAGTGCGGCATCGGTCAAATTTGCCACCGAGGCGGCCAAGTATGCCAATGTGGAACTCGATCCCGTTAATGCCCGTAAGCTCAACATATTGCGCAGCGCCTTAGTATTGCCAGCGCCGCTCGATCCAACGAAAAATGCCGAGCTTGCCAAGATAAGCTCCGAATTGAATGGCTTATACGGCAAAGGAAAATACTGTTTTGCCGATGGTCAATGCATGACTCAGCCGGAACTTTCGACGCTGATGGCCGAATCACGCGATCCCGCCAAACTGTTAGAAGCATGGAAAGGCTGGCGTGAAATCGCTAAACCTATGCGTCCACTATTCCAGCGGGAAGTCGAATTGGCCAATGAAGGCGCCAAGGATCTCGGCTATGGGAATTTATCCGAGCTATGGCGCAGCCAGTATGATATGAAACCCGATGATTTCTCACAGGAATTAGACCGTTTATGGGGACAAGTCAAGCCCCTTTATGAGTCATTACATTGTTATGTGAGGGGTGAACTCAACCGAGAATATGGCGATGCCATTGCGCCGACAACGGGCCCGATCCCCGCCCATTTACTCGGTAATATGTGGGCCCAGCAATGGGGCAACGTATACGACTTAGTGGCACCCGATGATGCCGATCCGGGTTACGATGTCACCGAACTCTTAGAAGAAAAAGGCTATGACGAGCACAAGATGGTGAAGCAAGCAGAAAGCTTTTTCACTTCCTTAGGTTTTGCCGCACTACCTGAAAGCTTCTGGGCCCGTTCTTTATTTGTTCAGCCAAAGGACCGTGATGTGGTTTGCCACGCCTCGGCCTGGGATCTGGATAATCTCGACGATATCCGCATTAAGATGTGTATCCAGAAAACCGCCGAAGACTTTAGCGTTATTCACCATGAGCTTGGGCATAACTTCTATCAACGCGCCTATAAAATGCAACCATTCCTGTTTAAAAACAGTGCTAACGATGGTTTCCATGAGGCCATTGGCGATACTATCGCCCTCTCCATCACGCCGAGTTACTTAAAGCAAATTGGCTTATTAGAAGATGTGCCCGATGCCTCTAAGGATATAGGTTTATTACTCAAACAAGCCCTAGATAAAATTGCCTTTCTCCCCTTTGGTTTAATGATCGATCAATGGCGCTGGAAGGTCTTTAGTGGCGAAATCACTCCAGCGCAATATAACCAAGCCTGGTGGGATTTAAGGGAGAAATACCAAGGCGTTAAAGCCCCTATGGCCCGTAGCGAAGCAGATTTTGATCCGGGTGCGAAATACCATGTGCCAGGCAATGTGCCTTATACGCGTTACTTCCTTGCGCATATTCTGCAATTCCAGTTCCACCAAGCATTATGCGAAACCGCAGGCGATAAAGGGCCAGTTCATAGATGCAGTATTTATGGCAATCAAGCAGCCGGTGAAAAGCTCAATAAAATGTTAGAGTTAGGCTCGAGTCAGCCTTGGCCTGTCGCCTTAAAAGAAGTCACAGGCAAAGACACTATGGATGCAAAAGCCGTACTGGACTATTTTGCGCCACTGAAAATATGGCTTGATGAGCAAAATACCGCCGCCAATCGTCAATGCGGTTGGTAA